The sequence GTTCGGCGAAGGTCGACACCGCCGGAAGGGCGGGGGTGAGGGTGGCCGGCGGGGCGAACTCCCCCTGTACCGCGGCGGGACGCCGGCCGCCACCGGAGCGGCCGACGGGGCGGCCCTGGCCCTGCGAGGGGGACCGGCCGCCGCGGTCGGCGCCGCCGAAGCCGCCCTTGCGGTTGTTTGAGAAACGATCATTCGTACGAGCTGAGCGGTTCATGAAGAACCTTCCTCGATATGGCACGTATCGAGGAATCCTCGGCAGGTACGAGCCGAATGAATTGCAAGAACGAGCCGGATGTAAGACGAAAGCAGGCCTGCCCTGCCGACTCGGCACACCGGAAGAACGGTGTCGGGCGGCGGGAATCCCCGGAAATGGAAACCGGGGCGGATCGGAGGGCCGGGGCGGGGTCGCGGAGTGCGAAGTGAACCCGACCGGCCGTCGGCGGGCCGGGGTGATCCCCTAAACCCTTGAAAAAGCAACAAGCTGGGGCCCCACCGCGAAGTGGGACCCCAGCCGCCTTGCGCGCTACAGCATCAGGCAGGAGTGATGTTCTCCGCCTGCGGGCCCTTCTGGCCCTGCGTGACGTCGAAGGTCACCTTCTGGCCCTCCTGGAGCTCGCGGAAGCCCTGGGTGGCGATGTTCGAGTAGTGGGCGAAGACGTCGGGGCCGCCACCGTCCTGCTCGATAAAGCCGAAGCCCTTTTCAGAGTTGAACCACTTCACGGTTCCACTAGCCATGTCATATCCCTTTCGGGGCAGTACCCGGGGGCCCGCACTGTGTGGACCCCTGTGACGCCGCAATTGACCCCGTCCGGAATGGAACGCCGGAAATACAAAAGTGCCCGACGAATACGAATTCGCCTGCGGCACTTGAAGTGTGCGGGAACTACAACTGCAACTGGATCAAGACTATCACGGAGGGCCCGTCAGGCAACGGCACGGCCGCACCGCCGGAAAACCGTTACCTGGGGGCCTGGGCACCTCCGAAGCCCTCTCGCGAGCGCACCGCGCGAGGTCGGTGCGGGATCGGTGCAGGACTATGGAAACTGACGACTCGTCAGGTTACGCTCCGCACATGATTCCCACGGTGGTCTGGGGTACCGGCAACGTCGGCCGCGCCGCGATCCGTGCGGTCGAGGCGCACCCGGCGCTCGACCTCACGGCCGTGCTCGTCCACAGCCCCGACAAGGTAGGGCGCGACGCGGGCGAGCTCGGTGGTCTCGGCCGGGGCCTCGGCGTCACGGCGACCGACGACATCGACGCCGTACTGGCCGCCGGCCCCCGGGCCGTCGTGTACGCGGCGTCGGGCGACATCCGGCCCGACGAGGCGCTGGCCGACATCGGCAGGGCGATCCGCGGCGGCGCCGTGGTCGTCACTCCGTCGCTGTATCCGCTCTACGACCAGCGCAACGCGCCGCCCGAGTTCCGGGAGCCGGTGCTCGCCGCCGTCGCGGACGGCGGCGGGTCGCTGTTCGCCTCCGGCGTCGACCCCGGCTGGGGCAACGACGTGCTGCCCCTGCTGATGAGCGGCCTCGGCACGGTCGTCGACGGCATCCGCTGCCAGGAGATCTTCGACTACTCCACGTACGAGCAGGAGGAGTCGGTGCGGTATCTGGTCGGGATGGGGCAGCCGATGGACTACGAGCCGCTGATGCTCGCGCCGTCGATCCCGACCATGGTGTGGGGCGGGCAGATACGTCTGATGGCCAGGGCGCTGGGCGTCGAGCTCGACGAGATCCGCGAGACCGTGCGGCGCCGCCCGCTCGACGCCACCGTGGGCACCCGGACGATGGGCGAGTTCGAGGCCGGCACCCAGGGCGCGGTGCGCTTCGAGGTGCAGGGCATCGTCGAGGGTGAGCCCCGTATCGTCATCGAGCACGTCACCCGGATCCATCCGTCCTGCGCGCCGGACTGGCCCGTTCCGCCCAACGGCGACGGGGCCCATCGCGTGATCATCGAGGGCCGGCCGCGCATCGAGATCACCGTCGAGGCGACCGACGAGGGCGAGAACAGGTCCGCGGGCGGGAACGCCACGGCGGTCGGCCGGCTCGTCGGCGCCGTCGAATGGCTCGTGGCCGCGGAGCCCGGTCTGTACGACGCGCTCGACGTCCCGCTGCGGCCGGCGGTCGGAAGGCTCGGCAGGAAGTGACACCGCGCACGCGAAGGAGTCCCGGATGAACGTCGACATCCCCGAGGGCAAGAACCCGATCGAGTACGTGTGGGGCGACATGGTCCCCGGCATCGGGCCCGCCGCCGCGAACTTCTCACTGGCCGTCTACGCCCATACGACCCTGGGGCTCCGTGAGTTCGAGGCCGCGCGGCTTCGGATCGCGCAGATCAACGGCTGCCTGTTCTGCCTCGACTGGCGGACCGAGCGGGACGGCCTCAAGGTCGAGGAGGAGTTCGCCGACGCGGTGGCCCGGTGGCGCACGACCGACGCCTTCGACGAGCGCACCCGCCTGGCCGCCGAGTACGCGGAGCGGTACACCCTGGACCATCACGGCCTCGACGACGAGTTCTGGGAGCGGATGACCGCGCACTACGGCCAGGCCGAGATCGTGGAGCTGACCATGAGCCTCGGTTCCTGGCTGGCGTTCGGGCGGCTCAACCGCGTTCTGGGGCTCGACGCCATGTGCGTACTGCCGGGGCACTGAGTCGCGGCCACGCCGGTCCGGGGCCGTCCGTGGTCCGGGCGGCCCCGGTTCCGTACCCCTGTCGTCGTTGGGGACCTCTGGGCTGGAGACCCTGGTGGCGCTAGAGGTCCGCGGCGATGATCGCCTCGATGTTCCGTTCGGCGAGCGCCGTGATGGTGACGAACGGGTTGACGCTGGTGTTGCCCGGGACGAGTGCGCCGTCGATGACGTACAGACCCGGATGTCCGTGCAGGCGGCCGTAGTTGTCCGTCGCCTTGTTGAGCACCGCACCGCCGAGGGGGTGGTACGTGAGGTGGTCACCCCAGATCTTGTAGGTGCCGAACAGATCGGTCCGGTAGATCGTGCCCTCCTTGGCGTTGATCTTGTCGAAGATCGTCTTGGCCATGTCGATGGACGGCTGTTTCCAGGCGGTCTGCCAGTTCAGGTCGACGTTGCCCGTCCCCGCGTTCCACGAGAACTGGGCGCGGTTGGGGTTCTTGGTGATCGACAGATAGAACGAGGCATAGGTCTCGATGCCGGTGGGCAGTGGGGCCACCTCGGCGAAGGCGCCACCCGCGGCCCAGTTGTCGATGCCGGAGCACGGGATGGACGACTGCACGGAGCCGGTGGGGTCCCACAGGTGGTTGGCGCGGCCGCACATCACGTTGCCGTTGTCGCCCCAGCCCTTGCCCACCTCGCTGTTGAGGCCGGGCAGTGCGCCGGTGGCCTTGAGTCTGACCAGGAGCTTGCTGGTGCCGACGCTGCCCGCCGCGAAGAACACCCGGTCCGCGGTGACGGTCTTGGTGGCCGTGGTGCCGCCGGTCGTGTTGAGCTGGTCGATGACGACCCTGAAGCCGCCGCCGGTGGCCGGAGAGACCGAAGTGACCTTGTGGAGTGCTGAGATGGAGACCCGTCCGGTCGCTTTCGCCCTGGCGAGATAGGTCTTCTGCAGGGATTTCTTGCCGTAGTTGTTGCCATAGAGGATCTCGCCCGCGAGCGCGGACTTCGGTACGGTCCCGGCGGCCTCCTGCTCCATGTAGTCCCAGTCGTACACGTCGGGCACGAAGACGAACGGGAAGCCCGAACGCTCCGCGTGCTTACGGCCGACCCGCGCGTACTGGTAGCAGTCGGCGGTCTCGAACCAGGTCGGGTCGACCGTGCCGACCCCGAGACCCGCGTTGGCGCGCGGGTAGTAGACGGAGTACATCTGGGCGGCGTCGACCGACGGCAGGACGGCGGCGAAGTTCTCCCGCTTCGGAGTGACCGCCATGCCTCCGTTGACCAGCGAGCCGCCGCCGACACCGCGGCCCTGGTAGACGATGATGCCGCCCATCTCCTCGGCGTCCAGGATGCCGGTGTAGCGGGGGACGTCCTTGTCGATGGGGAAGCCGAGGAAGTTGCTGAGGGGCTGCTTCGTCCTGGTGCGCAGCCAGTAGGACCGGTAGTCGGGGCTCGTCGTGTTGGCGAAGATCTTGCCGTCCGACCCGGGGGTGTCCCAGGCCATGCCCATCTCGATCATGTGGACGTCGACGCCCGCCTGGGCCAGGCGCAGGGCGGCCACGGACCCGCCGTATCCGGTGCCGATCACTAGGGCGGGCACGTGCGCCCCCGGTTCGATGACCGCGGCCGCCGTGGCGGTGGCGGCGTGCGCCGGGAGTACCTGTCCGGCGAGCGCGGCCGACCCGAGAAGAGAACCAGTTCCAGTGATGAATCTTCGCCGGGACACGCCTCTCAGTCGCGTCCCACGTGGGGAATCATCGTTCATGTGCGGCTCCTCACTCTCCATAGAGTGAAACGGGTTCTACTGTCACCCGTATAAGAAGTCACGCCATACCCTGAGGTAACTTTCGAACGATCACATAGTGGGCATCCCGCATCGGACAGCACGCACGCCGCGCGCCGCACACCGCGCGGCCGGTGTCCGCTCAGTCACGCAGAAGGCTCAGTCGCGCAGAAGACGCCGGGCGGTCAGCGCGAGGCTGAACTCCACCATGTCGGCGGGGCGGGCGAGCGAACGCCCGGTCAGCTGCTCGCACCGCTTCAGCCGGTTGAGGACGGTGTTGCGATGGCAGTACAGGCGGACACTCGCCCGCTGCGCCGAGCCGTCGCAGTCCAGCCACGCAGCCAGCGTGTCCAGCAGGATGTCGCGGTCGGACGGCTCCAGACGCAGTAGCGGCCCGAGCACCTTCTCGGCCAGCGCGCCGCCCAGCTCCGGGCACGACATCACGAGGGCCGCGGGCAACTGCTCGGCCAGCCGTACGGTGCCTCCGTCGGCCGCGCACATGCTCAGGGCCATGTCCGCCAGCCTGCGGGCGTCGCCCACCGCGGCCAGCCCCGCCACGACGGGCCCGACACCGGCCCTCGTGCCCGCGGGGGCGGTCAGGCCCACCGTCGGCTCGGACAGGTCGCCGGCACCGTCGCCGTCGTCGATCAGGACGATGCAGTGGTCGACCTCGACTCCCGTGTGCCAGTGCACGCGCGCACCGGCCGGCACGACGGCGCCGGGAACGGAGGTGCGGCCCGCCTGCCGTCCGCCCGCGACGGCGATCACGGCGTACCGGCCCTGTTCCGGCAGGTCCAGCGCCTCGGCCGTCTCGGCGACGTCGGCGATACGGCTCGTACCGTCGAGCAGGGCCGCGGTCAGCAGCCGTACCCGGTGCTCCTGGCGCCAGGCGTGCTGCCGTTCCACCTTGCGGTAGACGTCCGCCACGAGGGTGCAGTGCTCGTCGACGAAGTTCCACACGTCGGCCGCCACATGAACGAGCAGGCGGACGTCCTCGGGGGCGGCCCGTGAGGTCTCCTCGACCAGCGTCTGCCAGATCAGGGATCCGCCGAGCCGGAAGGCGTGCAGCAACGCGTCCAGCGGCAGCCCCTGTTCGGCGCGCGAGGCACCGATCTTCGCCGAGCAGCGCAGTGCGGCGTCCCGGGCGCCGCGCGGGTCGAGCAGCGAACTGACACTGTGCCGCAGCGACCGGTGCACCTCCTGCCAGGTGCCGACGGGGTCGCTCTCCAGGGTGCTGCGGTAGGCGGGTTCCCGTTCCCGCAGCGCCGCGACGAGCCGGTCGGTCAGCTCCGGAAGGTTGTTCAGGAGCACCCGGGCCGACCGGTGCAGCACCCGAAGAGCGTCGGCGTCGATCAGCGAACGGACCTTCGGGGCACGCGCCGGCGCGGCGGACGGCGGTCCGTGGCCGAGCTCGGCTCGGGACCGTACGGCTTGATGCATCGCGTTCTCCCGGGGCGTCGGCTCCGTGGCGGTGCGCTCACAGCGGTCGGTACGCGGCCGACTGTCGGCCGCGGGTCCCCGCGATGGTCGGCACCTGGCTCGTCCTGCCCCGTAGAATGACATACCGTCCAGTCGGTCCCTAGGGTTCTGCGCCGTTCTTTTCCATCGGCACGGCCCGCTCCGAAGGTGACGCTCCGTCAGGGAAGCGTGAGCTCCCGAGCCGTGTGACACGGATCCACGTGACAGTCGTCCTGCGTGCCCCGGCGTTTCAGGGGCATCCGGAAGCCCAACGGGAGGAGAGGTGTCATGTATCTGGCACGTGGAGACTACGGGGACCCGGAAGGCTGGCTGTGGGCCCTCGGCGCGCTCGCCCTGTACGCGCTGATCAGCTACGCACTCGCGTACCGGGCACGCGCCCGGCGCGGCTCCGGGCATCCGGCCCACGACGCCCTGCACGACCTCAAGGACCGGGAGGAGCCGCAGCGGCCCCGGCAGCTCCTCGTGAGCCGCGCGATCATGCTGTGCGGAGGTCTCCTGACCGGCATGGTCGCCTTCGGCACCTCGGGTGCGGTGCGCGTGATGGCGGTCGCGGGAACCGCTGTGGTGGCGGTCGCGGCGTGGGCGTACTACGACCACCGGACCGACACCGCGGCGGCCCGGCGGCGCTGACCCTG is a genomic window of Streptomyces sp. NBC_00414 containing:
- a CDS encoding cold-shock protein, producing MASGTVKWFNSEKGFGFIEQDGGGPDVFAHYSNIATQGFRELQEGQKVTFDVTQGQKGPQAENITPA
- a CDS encoding NAD(P)H-dependent amine dehydrogenase family protein codes for the protein MIPTVVWGTGNVGRAAIRAVEAHPALDLTAVLVHSPDKVGRDAGELGGLGRGLGVTATDDIDAVLAAGPRAVVYAASGDIRPDEALADIGRAIRGGAVVVTPSLYPLYDQRNAPPEFREPVLAAVADGGGSLFASGVDPGWGNDVLPLLMSGLGTVVDGIRCQEIFDYSTYEQEESVRYLVGMGQPMDYEPLMLAPSIPTMVWGGQIRLMARALGVELDEIRETVRRRPLDATVGTRTMGEFEAGTQGAVRFEVQGIVEGEPRIVIEHVTRIHPSCAPDWPVPPNGDGAHRVIIEGRPRIEITVEATDEGENRSAGGNATAVGRLVGAVEWLVAAEPGLYDALDVPLRPAVGRLGRK
- a CDS encoding carboxymuconolactone decarboxylase family protein, whose protein sequence is MNVDIPEGKNPIEYVWGDMVPGIGPAAANFSLAVYAHTTLGLREFEAARLRIAQINGCLFCLDWRTERDGLKVEEEFADAVARWRTTDAFDERTRLAAEYAERYTLDHHGLDDEFWERMTAHYGQAEIVELTMSLGSWLAFGRLNRVLGLDAMCVLPGH
- a CDS encoding GMC oxidoreductase; this encodes MNDDSPRGTRLRGVSRRRFITGTGSLLGSAALAGQVLPAHAATATAAAVIEPGAHVPALVIGTGYGGSVAALRLAQAGVDVHMIEMGMAWDTPGSDGKIFANTTSPDYRSYWLRTRTKQPLSNFLGFPIDKDVPRYTGILDAEEMGGIIVYQGRGVGGGSLVNGGMAVTPKRENFAAVLPSVDAAQMYSVYYPRANAGLGVGTVDPTWFETADCYQYARVGRKHAERSGFPFVFVPDVYDWDYMEQEAAGTVPKSALAGEILYGNNYGKKSLQKTYLARAKATGRVSISALHKVTSVSPATGGGFRVVIDQLNTTGGTTATKTVTADRVFFAAGSVGTSKLLVRLKATGALPGLNSEVGKGWGDNGNVMCGRANHLWDPTGSVQSSIPCSGIDNWAAGGAFAEVAPLPTGIETYASFYLSITKNPNRAQFSWNAGTGNVDLNWQTAWKQPSIDMAKTIFDKINAKEGTIYRTDLFGTYKIWGDHLTYHPLGGAVLNKATDNYGRLHGHPGLYVIDGALVPGNTSVNPFVTITALAERNIEAIIAADL
- a CDS encoding PucR family transcriptional regulator, with the protein product MHQAVRSRAELGHGPPSAAPARAPKVRSLIDADALRVLHRSARVLLNNLPELTDRLVAALREREPAYRSTLESDPVGTWQEVHRSLRHSVSSLLDPRGARDAALRCSAKIGASRAEQGLPLDALLHAFRLGGSLIWQTLVEETSRAAPEDVRLLVHVAADVWNFVDEHCTLVADVYRKVERQHAWRQEHRVRLLTAALLDGTSRIADVAETAEALDLPEQGRYAVIAVAGGRQAGRTSVPGAVVPAGARVHWHTGVEVDHCIVLIDDGDGAGDLSEPTVGLTAPAGTRAGVGPVVAGLAAVGDARRLADMALSMCAADGGTVRLAEQLPAALVMSCPELGGALAEKVLGPLLRLEPSDRDILLDTLAAWLDCDGSAQRASVRLYCHRNTVLNRLKRCEQLTGRSLARPADMVEFSLALTARRLLRD